A genomic window from Betta splendens chromosome 24, fBetSpl5.4, whole genome shotgun sequence includes:
- the zgc:112001 gene encoding ankyrin repeat domain-containing protein 9: protein MASLTASSAARSVDRHRKSFALLFYRAVRDLKPVWMLEDMRTMETFYQGEDYSPSEALLYAIVHDHQAYAQYLLNRFAAEALAKPGERFCCCPSSAPHLAMAVRYDRRYILGLILQETHRVHSAPPYADRAGCLHGDHGKTPLHLACELQRPETVVMLLGNGASPHARDHHGSTPLDIILEKLGDCPELGAGERRQCLDNLLMFMPKVHFKMKGALGRDPERWIKVLGEQTYRYLAGWSPAPLVLCAMQTVLRQLSPAAFPDSLHELPIPSSLKPPGLPVGQPDRDRHRVL, encoded by the coding sequence ATGGCCTCTCTGACCGCGTCCTCTGCGGCTCGGAGCGTCGACAGGCATCGGAAGTCCTTCGCGCTGCTCTTCTACCGGGCGGTGAGGGACCTGAAGCCGGTCTGGATGCTGGAGGACATGCGGACCATGGAGACGTTCTACCAGGGGGAGGACTACTCCCCGTCTGAGGCTTTGCTCTACGCCATAGTCCATGACCACCAGGCGTACGCCCAGTATCTGCTCAACCGGTTCGCCGCCGAGGCGCTAGCTAAGCCCGGGGAgcgcttctgctgctgcccGTCCTCCGCCCCACACTTGGCCATGGCCGTGCGCTACGACCGGCGCTACATCCTCGGTCTCATCCTCCAGGAGACGCACAGGGTTCACAGCGCGCCTCCCTACGCGGACCGAGCCGGCTGTTTGCACGGCGATCACGGCAAAACCCCCTTACACTTGGCCTGTGAGCTGCAGCGACCCGAGACGGTGGTCATGTTGCTGGGAAACGGAGCATCCCCGCACGCCCGGGACCACCACGGCTCGACCCCGCTGGACATCATCCTAGAGAAGCTCGGGGACTGTCCGGAGCTGGGCGCCGGGGAGAGGCGGCAGTGCTTGGACAACCTGCTCATGTTCATGCCGAAGGTCCACTTTAAGATGAAGGGGGCTCTGGGCAGAGATCCGGAGCGCTGGATCAAGGTTCTGGGCGAGCAGACGTACAGGTACCTGGCAGGATGGAGCCCGGCGCCGCTCGTCCTCTGCGCCATGCAGACTGTGCTGAGGCAGCTGAGCCCCGCCGCCTTCCCGGACAGCCTGCACGAGCTGCccatcccctcctccctcaaGCCGCCGGGCCTGCCTGTGGGCCAGCCGGACCGGGACCGGCACCGGGTGCTGTAG